Proteins encoded by one window of Cylindrospermum stagnale PCC 7417:
- a CDS encoding ATP-binding protein, translating to MSNRPLPQATLKPNQAKRGEGEGSHSGIFLGEKCWWNPAKLRNGHVVLLGTSGSGKTQTLKSLAYELPSLFPEIKIVLCDFHGDLNLPGEACYRLDAESAHGLNPLVLDLDPKGGGPDLQAIAVSAILRKSLKMGDNQQGLTLNAFISCYENRGIFQKERSTWTKEPPTFADLEVELHNRVEDGCKDSEKLLLKLAATFKYGIFSKLQPSINFPLVRFDLSSLAKVPGLSAIAAETLLKQLLDSHKLQGEIEGKIPRCYVVIDECKEVKSSDTLARISSEARKFGLALIVASQRDAHISGEVLANSSTKILLPIDNVEVAAVKKRFRFSESLITSLEPLEALVRMDNDGVKTEIVPYYQRVK from the coding sequence GTGTCTAACCGACCCTTACCACAAGCAACACTTAAACCTAACCAAGCTAAAAGGGGAGAAGGGGAGGGATCGCACTCCGGCATTTTCTTAGGGGAAAAGTGCTGGTGGAATCCCGCCAAACTCCGAAACGGTCATGTCGTGCTTTTGGGAACCAGCGGCAGCGGGAAGACGCAAACTTTAAAATCCCTTGCTTATGAGTTGCCCTCACTGTTTCCAGAGATCAAAATCGTTCTGTGTGACTTTCACGGCGATTTAAACTTGCCTGGTGAGGCTTGCTACAGATTAGATGCTGAGTCAGCCCACGGACTTAACCCCCTGGTGCTTGACTTAGATCCTAAAGGCGGCGGCCCGGACTTGCAAGCGATCGCAGTTTCGGCGATTCTCAGGAAGTCCCTAAAAATGGGCGATAACCAGCAAGGTTTGACACTGAACGCCTTTATAAGTTGTTATGAAAATAGGGGTATATTTCAGAAAGAGCGGTCAACATGGACAAAGGAGCCTCCAACTTTTGCTGATTTAGAAGTTGAATTACACAACCGTGTCGAGGATGGTTGTAAGGATTCTGAGAAGTTACTGCTCAAGTTAGCTGCTACTTTCAAGTATGGTATTTTTAGCAAGCTACAGCCATCAATCAATTTTCCTCTGGTTAGATTTGACTTATCATCTTTAGCTAAAGTACCTGGATTGTCTGCTATAGCAGCAGAAACGCTTTTAAAACAATTGCTAGATTCTCATAAGTTACAAGGTGAAATTGAGGGAAAAATCCCGCGCTGTTATGTTGTAATCGATGAATGCAAGGAAGTTAAGTCATCAGATACTCTTGCTAGAATCTCCAGTGAAGCGAGGAAGTTTGGTTTAGCTTTGATTGTTGCGAGTCAACGCGACGCCCATATTTCCGGGGAAGTTTTAGCTAACTCATCAACTAAGATTTTATTACCAATTGATAATGTGGAAGTAGCTGCTGTTAAAAAACGGTTTAGATTTTCTGAATCTTTGATAACTTCGCTAGAGCCTTTAGAAGCTTTAGTTCGGATGGATAATGATGGAGTAAAAACTGAAATTGTTCCCTATTACCAAAGGGTGAAGTAG
- a CDS encoding metal-dependent hydrolase — MLGISHLLISGTSASLLLGTADPAVIAVGAIAGLLPDVDVSTSPAGRVLPWVSGYLEERMPHRSCTHSLASSAALACASYIVVFFFPQFVTFAHALNVGYFFGWFADCFTRGGVEMFWPSPIRCVCPGNRNLRLRTGSNAEYFVLVILVAIALSAFSVNSSGGIFTNFNRLIASPSGVTHIYNESGSAHKIVANITGVRVSDRAKIQGKYLLIQQQGTGFIVLEESTGKLYKAGNDPDSQIITEFITADVGAAAITNIEAITLNDEPVGATLAKFNRAGAMVFVSGQIFVDDFDTSAVQLDPYQFPYIKAAPSTITLEAAPLVIVQRLVGEEFASGNLQVRSITSSV; from the coding sequence ATGTTGGGGATATCTCACCTATTAATCAGCGGTACATCTGCAAGCTTGTTGCTCGGCACGGCTGACCCTGCTGTAATTGCCGTGGGTGCGATCGCTGGACTTTTACCTGATGTTGATGTGAGTACTTCACCAGCGGGGCGAGTTTTGCCTTGGGTAAGTGGATACCTTGAGGAGAGAATGCCCCACCGCAGCTGCACCCACTCGCTAGCCTCTAGTGCAGCGTTAGCTTGTGCGAGTTACATTGTTGTATTCTTCTTTCCCCAATTCGTTACCTTTGCCCATGCCCTCAATGTGGGCTACTTCTTTGGCTGGTTTGCCGATTGTTTCACTAGGGGCGGTGTGGAGATGTTCTGGCCTTCACCCATAAGGTGCGTATGTCCGGGAAACAGAAATTTAAGATTGAGAACTGGTAGCAATGCAGAATACTTTGTACTAGTAATTTTAGTAGCGATCGCTCTGTCCGCATTTAGCGTTAACAGCAGCGGTGGGATTTTCACCAACTTTAACCGCTTGATAGCATCCCCCAGTGGCGTGACTCACATTTATAATGAGTCCGGTTCGGCTCACAAAATCGTTGCCAATATTACGGGTGTGAGGGTGAGTGATAGAGCAAAAATTCAGGGTAAATACTTGCTTATACAGCAGCAAGGAACTGGCTTCATTGTGTTGGAAGAGTCCACAGGGAAATTGTACAAAGCTGGTAATGACCCAGATTCGCAAATAATCACCGAATTTATTACCGCAGATGTGGGTGCAGCTGCCATTACTAATATTGAAGCAATTACCTTGAATGATGAACCTGTGGGGGCAACTTTGGCGAAGTTTAACCGCGCCGGGGCGATGGTGTTCGTCTCAGGTCAAATTTTTGTAGATGATTTTGACACCTCAGCGGTACAACTCGACCCTTACCAATTTCCCTACATCAAAGCAGCACCAAGCACCATTACTTTAGAAGCTGCGCCATTGGTAATTGTGCAAAGATTAGTAGGCGAAGAGTTTGCATCAGGTAATTTACAAGTGAGGAGTATTACCAGCAGTGTCTAA
- a CDS encoding ATP-binding protein, producing the protein MLAGVTLALGSFNPLLWLGAAVYGVWRMIAAVPKVSTLDEEQELSPASDEFVYRKPELDRATAALLAGGAILICGEEGSGKSILGDAIVKKLREDGFLVASIEPSTPKQMCLQIAEDLGIATENLEGKALTTDKLKVAIAQFLVQNTAIVVVDDAHHCDGKFRVWLKQLRRKSTVPMLLLATDPPRSDVFINIPRIELKPLPEKAIREIMKQAAHQRQINLSAADLAKLQERAGGNPMLAIRAIEEEFFGLDIEAGDHRRYFDITPLILIGAMVFVIMRFIGLGTNDQALYIFAGIGGTVMLGISRILYTLPRESRRI; encoded by the coding sequence ATGTTGGCTGGGGTTACTCTGGCGCTTGGCAGTTTTAATCCTCTGCTGTGGTTAGGTGCTGCTGTCTATGGAGTGTGGCGGATGATTGCTGCTGTCCCCAAAGTTTCCACTCTTGATGAAGAGCAAGAGTTGTCACCAGCATCAGACGAATTCGTGTATAGAAAGCCAGAGCTAGACCGCGCCACAGCCGCCTTATTAGCTGGTGGTGCTATCCTCATTTGTGGGGAAGAGGGTAGTGGCAAATCTATATTAGGGGACGCAATTGTGAAAAAGTTGAGGGAAGATGGTTTTTTAGTCGCCTCAATTGAACCATCTACCCCCAAACAGATGTGCTTGCAGATTGCTGAGGACTTGGGAATTGCAACTGAGAATTTAGAAGGAAAGGCATTAACAACGGACAAGTTGAAGGTTGCGATCGCTCAATTCCTAGTACAAAACACAGCAATTGTAGTAGTTGATGATGCTCACCACTGTGATGGAAAGTTCAGGGTGTGGCTCAAACAACTGCGCCGAAAGTCAACAGTCCCCATGCTGCTGCTGGCAACTGACCCACCGCGTAGTGATGTTTTTATCAACATTCCCAGAATTGAACTCAAGCCCCTGCCTGAAAAAGCAATTAGGGAAATTATGAAGCAAGCAGCACATCAGCGACAGATAAATCTATCAGCTGCTGACCTTGCCAAACTACAAGAAAGGGCTGGCGGCAACCCGATGCTTGCCATTAGAGCAATTGAGGAGGAATTTTTTGGACTAGACATCGAGGCGGGAGATCATCGAAGGTACTTCGATATCACCCCATTAATATTGATAGGCGCGATGGTTTTTGTGATCATGCGCTTTATCGGTCTCGGGACGAATGACCAGGCACTTTATATCTTTGCTGGTATTGGGGGGACTGTTATGCTGGGAATCTCTCGAATTCTCTATACCCTTCCCCGTGAAAGTAGGAGGATTTAG
- the ltrA gene encoding group II intron reverse transcriptase/maturase, with protein sequence MRSWSNRALAVRRVTQDNQGKKTAGVDGIKSLSPAARLDLVKGLFINGKSKPTRRIWIPKPGKTEFRPLSIPTIFDRALQAVVKATLEPEWEARFEPSSYGFRPGRSCHDAIKHIKNCIVSKSKFVLDADISQCFDRINQEALLLKLNMNGSVRQQIKAWLKSGVIDSGKFAATTAGTPQGGVISPLLASIALHGLESLINQEFPVNSAGKIRGAKSKFGCEISQVTCIRYADDFVVLNESLAVIKRCEELIKDWLKGIGLELKPEKTRIAHTLYPHLSEDGKPGFDFLGHHIQQIKVGKYRDNKNSQGKKLGFITLITPSKKAIEAHKYEMKSIITKHRSRSQAELIKDLNPIIRGWTSYYRVSDAGTTGDFSHLDRITYLRLRRWAKRQTGSINLGHQKYWHTIGDNHWVFTTRSESNPLRLLTHIEFHSSVNDYVKVRGDKSPFDGDLIYWSLRLSKHPEMPTTKAKLLKQQKGKCAWCNLHFQEGDLLEIDHIKPISCGGKKEWQNLQLLHRHCHDDKTANDGSLKSHIDKWKHIE encoded by the coding sequence ATGAGGTCTTGGTCGAATAGGGCATTAGCAGTCAGAAGGGTAACACAAGACAACCAGGGAAAAAAGACCGCAGGAGTGGATGGTATTAAATCACTATCCCCAGCAGCACGCCTTGACTTGGTGAAAGGTCTATTCATTAACGGTAAATCCAAACCTACAAGGAGAATATGGATACCAAAACCAGGGAAAACCGAATTTAGACCGCTCTCGATACCCACTATTTTTGACCGTGCCTTACAAGCAGTAGTGAAAGCTACCCTTGAACCGGAATGGGAGGCTCGTTTTGAACCATCAAGCTACGGTTTTCGACCCGGTAGGTCATGCCATGATGCTATTAAACACATCAAAAACTGCATAGTATCAAAATCTAAATTTGTTTTAGATGCAGATATCTCGCAATGTTTTGACCGAATAAATCAGGAAGCATTACTTCTGAAATTAAACATGAACGGTTCAGTCAGGCAACAAATTAAAGCTTGGCTCAAATCGGGAGTGATAGATTCAGGAAAATTTGCAGCTACTACGGCTGGAACACCACAAGGCGGTGTAATTTCGCCATTATTGGCATCCATCGCTTTACATGGATTAGAAAGCCTGATAAACCAAGAATTTCCTGTCAACTCAGCCGGGAAAATCAGAGGGGCTAAAAGCAAATTTGGCTGCGAAATATCTCAAGTAACCTGTATTAGGTACGCGGACGATTTTGTAGTTTTAAATGAATCTTTAGCGGTCATTAAGAGGTGTGAGGAATTAATCAAAGATTGGCTCAAAGGTATTGGCTTAGAGTTGAAACCAGAAAAGACGCGAATAGCACATACGCTATATCCACACCTAAGTGAAGATGGTAAACCAGGATTTGATTTTCTGGGACATCATATTCAACAGATAAAAGTGGGTAAATACCGAGACAATAAAAATAGTCAAGGTAAAAAGCTTGGTTTCATCACCCTCATTACCCCTTCTAAGAAGGCAATTGAGGCTCATAAATATGAGATGAAAAGTATCATCACAAAACACAGGTCTCGTTCCCAAGCGGAATTAATTAAAGACCTTAATCCTATTATCAGGGGATGGACTTCATATTATAGAGTCTCAGATGCTGGAACTACTGGGGACTTCTCCCACTTAGATAGAATCACCTATCTTCGGTTGAGAAGATGGGCTAAAAGACAAACTGGAAGCATTAATTTAGGTCATCAAAAATACTGGCACACCATAGGCGATAACCATTGGGTATTTACCACCAGGTCAGAAAGTAATCCTTTACGGTTACTAACACATATCGAATTTCACTCTAGTGTGAATGATTATGTTAAAGTTCGCGGTGATAAAAGTCCTTTTGATGGTGACTTAATTTACTGGAGTTTAAGACTAAGCAAACACCCTGAGATGCCTACTACTAAAGCGAAGCTTCTCAAACAACAAAAGGGTAAATGTGCTTGGTGTAATTTGCATTTTCAAGAAGGCGATTTATTGGAAATTGATCATATTAAACCCATTTCTTGTGGAGGTAAGAAGGAATGGCAAAATCTCCAATTACTACATCGTCATTGCCACGATGATAAAACTGCCAATGATGGCAGCTTGAAGTCCCATATTGACAAATGGAAACACATTGAGTAG
- a CDS encoding reverse transcriptase N-terminal domain-containing protein — MNKPKSDSTLNTEGWKTINWRQVERYVFKLQKRIYAASRCGDIQRVRFPPENPNEVLVE, encoded by the coding sequence ATGAATAAGCCTAAATCAGATTCAACATTGAATACTGAGGGATGGAAAACTATCAACTGGCGACAAGTCGAGCGATATGTTTTCAAATTGCAAAAACGCATCTATGCCGCTTCACGTTGTGGTGATATTCAACGAGTTCGCTTTCCTCCAGAAAACCCTAATGAGGTCTTGGTCGAATAG
- a CDS encoding ParA family protein has product MAKIISIFNQAGGVMKTTLTMNLGYHLHLNNFKVLLVDIDPQASLTTFMGLEPHELEETVGGAILAEEPTAPLIHHNLHSVDLAPANITLSAVELQLASAMGREYRLKQALESVVEQYDFILIDCPPSLGILSILGLSAATHVLVPTQTHFKAFKGTELLLQTIKQVKKHVNPGLAIAGFVPTLFSNANQDKVILQALQEQLSSLARVYPAIPRATAFADAAMNREPLAVYQPKHPAIEVLNQIAEGMEKL; this is encoded by the coding sequence GTGGCTAAAATTATTTCAATTTTTAACCAAGCTGGTGGGGTAATGAAAACTACCCTGACTATGAATCTGGGGTATCACTTACACCTAAACAACTTCAAGGTGCTACTAGTTGATATAGACCCCCAAGCATCTCTAACAACGTTTATGGGACTAGAACCCCACGAGTTAGAGGAAACAGTGGGAGGTGCAATTTTGGCAGAAGAACCAACTGCACCACTAATTCACCACAATTTACACAGTGTAGACTTGGCACCAGCCAACATCACCCTCAGCGCTGTAGAGTTGCAGTTAGCGTCAGCAATGGGTAGAGAATATAGGCTCAAGCAAGCTTTGGAGTCTGTTGTTGAGCAGTACGACTTTATTCTGATAGACTGCCCTCCGTCCTTGGGCATTCTCAGCATTTTAGGACTGAGTGCGGCAACTCACGTACTTGTTCCCACTCAAACCCACTTCAAGGCGTTTAAAGGAACTGAGTTATTGCTGCAAACCATCAAGCAGGTGAAAAAGCACGTTAACCCAGGACTAGCGATCGCTGGTTTTGTACCTACTCTATTCAGTAATGCTAATCAAGATAAAGTCATTCTCCAAGCATTACAGGAGCAGTTGTCATCCCTAGCAAGGGTATACCCAGCAATTCCCCGCGCCACTGCTTTTGCTGATGCTGCTATGAATCGCGAGCCATTAGCCGTTTATCAGCCGAAGCACCCAGCTATAGAAGTCCTCAATCAAATTGCTGAAGGGATGGAAAAATTGTAA
- a CDS encoding ParB/RepB/Spo0J family partition protein, which produces MVKKKLGEVPQMKGVEDLLSMSMSPVETTTPSATVPIEKIRVNPRQPRRYFDPDKLAQLVESVKQHGILEPLLVRPLEGGEYELVAGERRLRAATEAQLTEVPIISKDLDDKQARQIALIENLQREDLNPIDETEGILELLATELGIDANEIAPILNQAANAKRRGLELTENVSRQLETIESLLATVGRFTAESFRTSRLPLLNLPDDVLEALRLGKLEYTKARAIAKVKQESDRKYLVNVAISQNLSLSEIKEMIQSLQPKKTPTTSKETLKAKYSDIGKQLKTTQVWENPEKVKKLEKLLTELDQLLN; this is translated from the coding sequence ATGGTTAAAAAGAAACTCGGTGAAGTGCCACAAATGAAAGGGGTAGAAGATTTACTGTCTATGAGTATGAGTCCAGTAGAAACAACCACCCCATCGGCTACAGTTCCCATAGAAAAAATTAGAGTTAATCCGAGGCAACCCCGCCGCTACTTTGACCCTGATAAGTTGGCTCAACTGGTTGAGTCAGTGAAGCAACACGGTATTTTAGAGCCTTTGCTGGTTCGCCCTTTAGAAGGTGGAGAATATGAGTTGGTAGCGGGGGAAAGACGTTTGAGGGCAGCTACAGAAGCTCAACTAACTGAAGTCCCCATCATTAGCAAAGACCTGGACGATAAACAAGCAAGACAAATTGCACTGATTGAAAACTTACAGCGGGAAGATTTAAACCCGATTGATGAAACTGAGGGGATTCTGGAACTGTTGGCAACGGAATTGGGAATTGATGCCAATGAAATCGCCCCAATCCTTAACCAAGCCGCTAATGCCAAAAGACGGGGGTTAGAACTGACGGAAAACGTTTCCCGTCAACTGGAAACTATTGAATCTCTACTAGCTACTGTCGGCAGGTTTACTGCTGAAAGCTTTCGTACCAGCCGTTTACCCCTGCTTAATCTTCCTGATGATGTGCTAGAGGCATTAAGGCTAGGGAAACTAGAATACACTAAAGCAAGAGCGATCGCTAAGGTGAAGCAAGAGAGCGATCGCAAGTACTTGGTGAATGTGGCAATTAGCCAAAATCTCTCACTCAGCGAGATTAAGGAAATGATTCAAAGTCTACAACCCAAAAAAACACCGACGACATCAAAAGAAACTTTAAAGGCTAAATACTCAGACATTGGCAAGCAGCTAAAAACTACCCAGGTGTGGGAAAATCCAGAAAAGGTAAAAAAGCTAGAGAAACTTTTAACCGAGTTAGACCAGTTATTAAATTAA
- a CDS encoding HNH endonuclease translates to MSRYPENWKEIAVGIKEASGWCCQRCGKICLRPGEKHDLSTSERKAYALQVHHWNCDPSDNRRENLVCLCTGCHLSYHRWRRGNVSPGQLSLPI, encoded by the coding sequence ATGAGCAGATATCCAGAAAACTGGAAAGAAATAGCCGTAGGAATTAAAGAAGCCTCTGGGTGGTGCTGCCAAAGGTGCGGTAAAATTTGCCTGCGTCCTGGTGAGAAGCATGATTTGTCTACATCAGAGCGCAAAGCCTACGCGCTACAGGTACACCATTGGAATTGTGACCCATCAGACAATAGGCGGGAAAACTTAGTATGCTTGTGTACTGGATGTCATCTCAGTTACCATCGGTGGCGGCGAGGTAACGTTTCACCGGGGCAATTGTCACTTCCGATTTGA
- a CDS encoding PEP-CTERM sorting domain-containing protein: MKSSLNIVKFTAGFLTVGSIIFQSQISMAVTVKGSYITKTLLGYNSQQINYEYENSLGVAQQPVYTVWQQTNDSNSAITRQNSDTRTISLTAGAEWNVAKISFTDSYSKTDTATYTISPKSVGTLTFQWLADLIVSGKTRAQDCSNYTGSCSPSGSISENQIGTGPYNYAPSWRYSEVPVPEPLSIFGTITALGFGAILKKRELSKRQKIEATKA; the protein is encoded by the coding sequence ATGAAATCCAGTCTAAATATAGTAAAATTTACTGCTGGTTTTTTAACTGTTGGTTCTATTATTTTTCAAAGTCAAATATCAATGGCTGTAACAGTTAAAGGCAGTTACATCACAAAAACACTTCTGGGCTACAATTCTCAACAAATCAATTACGAATATGAGAATAGTTTAGGTGTAGCACAACAACCTGTGTATACAGTTTGGCAGCAAACAAACGACAGTAATTCAGCTATTACAAGGCAAAATTCTGATACACGAACTATTTCTCTAACTGCTGGAGCCGAATGGAATGTTGCAAAAATTTCTTTTACAGACTCGTACTCTAAAACAGATACTGCAACATACACCATTAGTCCTAAAAGTGTTGGAACATTAACATTTCAATGGTTAGCAGATTTAATAGTATCAGGAAAGACAAGGGCACAGGATTGTAGTAATTACACAGGTTCATGTAGCCCATCTGGATCTATATCTGAAAATCAGATTGGAACTGGCCCATATAATTATGCTCCTAGTTGGAGGTACAGCGAAGTTCCTGTTCCCGAACCTCTTAGCATTTTTGGCACAATTACAGCATTAGGATTTGGGGCTATTTTAAAAAAAAGAGAACTATCTAAAAGGCAGAAGATAGAAGCTACCAAAGCCTAA
- a CDS encoding DUF6009 family protein — MSQKAQTASDIQSESKIVWLKNIDAIPYVREHFDTCCTRRKGKVKYQDHEIIGYAELEDNAPNTGRSGCFARRIFWLAKHDRFYEPDGTYREGCPMEAIDPLTVFPKVLGQKTARAWNGTLPQNVD; from the coding sequence ATGAGTCAAAAAGCTCAAACTGCCTCTGATATTCAGTCTGAATCAAAGATTGTTTGGTTAAAGAATATCGATGCTATTCCTTATGTTAGAGAGCATTTTGATACTTGTTGTACAAGAAGAAAGGGAAAGGTTAAATATCAAGACCATGAGATCATTGGCTATGCAGAACTAGAAGACAACGCTCCTAACACTGGTAGAAGTGGGTGTTTTGCTCGGCGGATATTTTGGCTTGCAAAGCATGATCGCTTTTATGAGCCTGATGGAACTTATAGGGAAGGATGTCCAATGGAAGCTATAGATCCATTAACTGTTTTTCCAAAAGTTCTAGGGCAGAAAACAGCAAGAGCTTGGAATGGAACATTGCCACAAAACGTTGACTAA
- a CDS encoding DNA cytosine methyltransferase, translated as MQQLDLCSGVGGGFCLAGMQAGWELVGVADNNEFCSDILSKRFPSIHNYGDVRSLAEQIRVGRQPIVGREIDVITASPPCPPFSINGQRLGASDERDCFPAILETFRELQPRFAVFENVSGLLNCPYRPDTNNLYFSYLLRQLALSGYDAEWITITSGHFSAPFLRERLLLVAVSQRLIIEWERAASWADQARGRLKELQIASERRGVKPGYPLRVVQSPGDLVRPLGVKSRNGIIRKQRQALGNLLDPRVAAVAVARVQYLNSIAAAREQAAV; from the coding sequence ATGCAACAACTTGACCTCTGCTCAGGAGTTGGCGGCGGATTCTGCCTTGCAGGAATGCAAGCTGGATGGGAACTTGTTGGAGTTGCAGACAACAACGAGTTCTGCTCAGACATTCTCTCAAAACGATTCCCCAGCATCCACAACTATGGAGACGTGCGATCGCTTGCAGAACAAATCAGAGTTGGACGGCAGCCAATTGTTGGAAGAGAAATCGACGTTATCACCGCCTCACCTCCATGCCCCCCATTCTCAATTAACGGTCAAAGACTCGGAGCATCTGACGAGCGAGACTGTTTCCCCGCAATCCTCGAAACTTTTAGAGAATTGCAGCCAAGATTCGCAGTCTTTGAAAACGTCTCAGGGCTTCTTAACTGTCCCTACAGGCCAGACACAAACAACCTCTATTTTTCTTACCTACTCAGGCAGCTTGCCCTCAGCGGGTACGATGCGGAATGGATTACTATCACCAGCGGACACTTTAGCGCCCCCTTCCTTAGAGAAAGATTACTTTTGGTTGCCGTCTCCCAGCGCCTTATCATCGAGTGGGAAAGGGCGGCCTCCTGGGCAGACCAAGCTAGAGGTAGACTTAAAGAATTGCAAATTGCTTCAGAAAGGAGAGGTGTTAAACCCGGTTATCCTCTCAGGGTGGTACAGTCTCCCGGAGACCTGGTGCGACCCCTCGGAGTCAAGAGCCGCAACGGAATTATTAGAAAGCAGAGACAAGCACTTGGAAATCTTCTCGATCCAAGAGTCGCAGCCGTCGCCGTTGCCAGAGTCCAGTATCTTAACTCAATCGCCGCAGCTAGAGAACAAGCAGCGGTTTAG